The nucleotide window GATGACGAACGTGCTCACAGGAGAGATTCGGCGACGGGCAGTATATACTGTCGGGCAGAGATATCTAACGATCCAAGTACAGAAGCCCACTGCAATGAGTGTATCTCCATAGTGCTACTTTCCAATTGTTTCCATCCGACAGTGTGCTGCTGGTCAGACAAGAGGAGTGAAACCACCGCTACGGCCGGTGGAGACCGTGGATTTCGGTCAATCGGCCCAGCCGGCCGGCGTGATCAGTCGTGGTGGCCGTCGACGTCGCTCCAGACGTCGACGTCGGTGAGTCGGAGTTCGCCGTTGGCCTGCCACGTACGCGGCCGGCATGCGATCAACGTCGCGCCGACGAAGACGACGGCGACAACGGCGCTCACAACGGCTCCAGGGACGACGCCGATCGAGGCGCTGGCGGGCCACGGCGTCCCGTGCATGAACGCGGTGATGCGGACCAGCCAGGCGACGAGCAGGACGATCAGCAAAGGGAGGTAGATGCGGCGGAGCCGGTGGGCGAGCGCTTCCTCGAAGGAGATCTTGATGCGCGGCGTGCGGTAGTCCTCGCTGAGTTCGCGCCGCCAGTGGGGGTCGTCGATCTCCTGCGAGGGATCGAGCGCGTTCGCGAAGACGTTCTCCTGTAACAAGCGCACGCGCGAGCGCCAGAGATCGTAGCCGCGATAGCGGCGGGCCTCGATCACGAGAAAGACCGTGAGCATCACCATGCCCACGAGAAGGATGTAGTGGGGGTTGTCGCTCGTGAACGTCCAGGTCAGGATCGCCGCCATGATCGTGACCGCCCAGTTGGTGGTGCGATCGAGGCGCTCGCGCCAGAACTTCATGCGATGAACTTCCCCACGGTAGAGATGGGCCATCGACGATCCAGGGCCCATCCCCTCCTCGAACATCCCGCGGCCGATGTGGCGCTCGCTCTCGCCGGTCGGATCGAACGGCTCGTTCCCGCTCACGGATCCCACCCCGTCGACGATCGGTCGCGATCGATCAGTGTCCCGTCACGCCATCGGTTCGCGTGTCGCTCGTGGTTCGTTGTCATCGGTCGAGTACGTGGTCGGTGTCGAACATCGCGTCGCCGGTAATTCGGTTCGATCAGTGTGTCGCCCTACCGAACTGTTTCGGATAAGACTTGCCATACGATGGAGTGAGAGTGACGATATCGGGGCGACAATGATGATATTATCCAACTATTCGTGTTTGAGTGGAGCAGAGGTGCATGGTTGCAAGTGACGCACGGGTTCGTCGGCTGGTCGACGATGAACAGCAGGCGGCGGTGAACGGCAGGCGTCCGGCCGACCGATCGGCGGCTAGCCGAGAAGTGCACCATCCGGGAGGTAGCCGAGCGAGCGGAGCGTGTACCACGTCACGTACAGTCCGATGAGCACGAACGCAGCACTGCCGACCGACCGGACCGGGGCGGCGTAGCGCCCGAGCGAGAGCGACCCCTCGGTGAGACTGGCGACGACACTCAGCCCGATCATCAGCGTGCCCATCCCGGCGGCGAAGGCGGCGAAGACCGCCAGTCCCGAGAGGAAACTCCCCGTGAAAAACGACGAGAGCACGACGCCGAGGAACACCGGGAGGTTGCAGGCGAGGCTCCCGACGCCGTAGAGCAGGCCGAACGTGAAGAACTCCGAGTCGGACACCTCACCGCGCTCGGGGAGTTCGATGGCGCGGAGCGGCGAGATACCGTAGTAGTAGGCGGCCCCGAGCGCCACCAGCAACGGGCCGACGAGCAGTTGGAGCGACGCGAGATACGGGCGTACCCACTGGCCGACGACGAGCACGACCCCGCCGACGAGCAGGTACAGCAGGACGATGCCGAGGGTGGCGATCCCGCCGATGCGGAGCCCACGAACCGCGCCGCGGCGACCGGTCGCGACGACTGACAGTCCCGTGCCGAGGAACACCGCCGCCACCGGCGGGAGATAGCTGCCGGTGCCGAGTTTCGCCAGCGGGACGACGATCTCGTAACCGGGCAATAGCAGACGGATCCCCGCCGTCGCCATGTAGAACAGGGGGATCGCCCCGGCGAGGAAGAGCAGGACGCCATTAGCGAGCAGCAGCTGTCGCGCGAAGCTTCCCGAACCGCTGCTCGCGGTGCGGTCTGCGGGAGCGATGGCACCCCCATCGATTTCGGCATCGTGGGTGAAGTAGTAGGTCAGATACGCGGGCAGGAGGCCGACGCTACACGGCGCGAAGAACATCAGCACGCCCGCGGCGTAAGCGGCGACCAGTAGCGACGGCTGATCGATCGTCACCACGTCAGTTCACCCGGACGAACGGGTCGTCGATGGTCGGTCCACTGCTCGCGAGGGGTCGCGCCCGCCGGTCAGGGCAACCGATCGGCAAGTCGGGTGCACCGTCGCTCACGGTCACACGTACGCGACGACCGCGTAAATACGGGTCACTTCGGTCCGGCGACGGGCCCGGAACCGTCCGCGAGGCCGGACGATCGGCGACGACGGGATGGGAGACCGGCGCATCGAAACCGGGATACCCGACGGGAGTCGACTACCGATCGTGACGCAGTGGGTCGAGAACCCGACCGGCGGGCGCGACAGGGGCCCGATAGCGCTCGCGCGGGCGTGGCTCGAGGTGCTGGTACGCCCGCGCCGGTTTTTCGCCGCCGGGGTCGCACCGGGCGATCAGGCGCCCGGGCTCGCGTTCGTCATGGTCGTGGTCGCCATCGAGGAGGCGACCCGCTTCGCGCTCGTTCCGGGTTCCTATCCGGTGCTCGCCGACCAGCAGCTCGCGTCGGCGCTGCTCGTGCTCCTCATCGCCGTCGGCTTCGTCGCGCCGCTCGCCCTCCATCTCGCGGCAGCCACCGAGACGCTCGCGCTCGTCGCTGTGGCCGATGACCGCGCCGGCGTCAGCGAAACCGTGCAGGTCATCGCCTACGCGAGCGCCCCCTGCGTGCTCGCCGGCGTTCCAATCCCAGGACTCAGGATCGCCTGCGCGCTATACGGAGCAGCACTGCTCGTCGTCGGTACAAGCGAGGTCCACGAGATCGGTCTCGGGCGCGCAGCCCTCGCTGCGGCCGTGCCCGCGGTCTTCGTCTTCGGCTATGCCTTCCGGGCGATTGCGGCCGGAACAGCACTATTGCCGTAGTCGATCGACGCAGTACGATTGTTAATATATTCGACACAAAAAGAGAGTTCGGACCGACAGGATGACCGTTCGGCGCATCCGGGCGAGATAAGTTTTCGATTTCGTCACAAGCGAGTGGATCGACCAACCCCATTAATAAATAGTTCGATAGTAATGGCATATAGACAACCACAATAATCTCGATCGCCTCAATTCATCCGTCTACAGTCGTTTCGCGCTGACGATTCTCGCTGAAAGTGGTTGCCGCAGCCACGTTTTTATGTCAAAACTGGGTTCTGTCCGCTATCAAGCTCTGCTTGATAGATGGTAGGCCGAGCTTGATGGAGTATCAAGCGGCCCAATACTACGTGGATAGCGCTGGAGGTGGTGGCTGTACCCCGCGGCCGTCCAGCGGCCGTGGGACAGGACACAACAATGCGTTTGCCACAAGGAAAACTGCTCGCGCTGATCGTGCTGGTGGTCGCCGCCTCGATGGTGATGGCCACCGGCGCGTTCAGCAGCGTCACGGCCGACAGGAGCACCGATGTCGAAGTCGTCGGCGACCAAGAGGCGTTCCTCGCGCTCGAACAGGGATCGGGGCCGAACGGCCAGAAATACGCCACGACCAACAACGGCCGGCTGGCGGTGAA belongs to Halococcus qingdaonensis and includes:
- a CDS encoding DUF2270 domain-containing protein; translation: MSGNEPFDPTGESERHIGRGMFEEGMGPGSSMAHLYRGEVHRMKFWRERLDRTTNWAVTIMAAILTWTFTSDNPHYILLVGMVMLTVFLVIEARRYRGYDLWRSRVRLLQENVFANALDPSQEIDDPHWRRELSEDYRTPRIKISFEEALAHRLRRIYLPLLIVLLVAWLVRITAFMHGTPWPASASIGVVPGAVVSAVVAVVFVGATLIACRPRTWQANGELRLTDVDVWSDVDGHHD
- a CDS encoding integral membrane transporter, coding for MTIDQPSLLVAAYAAGVLMFFAPCSVGLLPAYLTYYFTHDAEIDGGAIAPADRTASSGSGSFARQLLLANGVLLFLAGAIPLFYMATAGIRLLLPGYEIVVPLAKLGTGSYLPPVAAVFLGTGLSVVATGRRGAVRGLRIGGIATLGIVLLYLLVGGVVLVVGQWVRPYLASLQLLVGPLLVALGAAYYYGISPLRAIELPERGEVSDSEFFTFGLLYGVGSLACNLPVFLGVVLSSFFTGSFLSGLAVFAAFAAGMGTLMIGLSVVASLTEGSLSLGRYAAPVRSVGSAAFVLIGLYVTWYTLRSLGYLPDGALLG
- a CDS encoding YIP1 family protein — protein: MTQWVENPTGGRDRGPIALARAWLEVLVRPRRFFAAGVAPGDQAPGLAFVMVVVAIEEATRFALVPGSYPVLADQQLASALLVLLIAVGFVAPLALHLAAATETLALVAVADDRAGVSETVQVIAYASAPCVLAGVPIPGLRIACALYGAALLVVGTSEVHEIGLGRAALAAAVPAVFVFGYAFRAIAAGTALLP